CTCGGCAAATTCCGGGACTCGATGGTATGAGGTTTCGGCCTGAATAGCGTTAATCACTACGGCTCTGTCACGGTGTTCGGGAGCTGATTTAACAAAATATGTTCGCAACCTGATGAAGTCGTCAATCAGCCTTTCGAGGGCGTTTTCTCCGAGCCACGGCCTGTCGCCGAGAGCTGCCTTTGCCCGGGACAAGAGCTTAACTCTGGCAACCCCCTTTGATTTGACAACAACTTTTTCAATACTGCCGCCGTCGAGCACAATACAAAAGTCTGTCCGAATTTCGCGGAGCGCCTTGTTGGCGCCGTTGAAACCGCCGATCTCTTCATCTGCGGTAACCAAAACGCCGAAGGGCAAATCATGCTGCCCCCGGCCTTGCTTTCCGAGACGCTGCAGATAATTTTTTAAAAGGACCAGGGACAGCGCCACCGCATATTTGTCATCCAGACTTCCCCGCCCGTAAAGCCGCTGATCCTTTTCAAGGGGAACGAACAGTTCATCGCAAGCATCGACAACATCCATGTGACTCATCAAAAGAACGGGCGCAAAATCTTTTTGCGGCAGAACCAAAATGCAATGGGTAT
The genomic region above belongs to Candidatus Desulfatibia profunda and contains:
- a CDS encoding M20 family metallopeptidase; translated protein: MQEILELTKELIQFKTMHSKPQEIKRCAEFIENYLNTLDLEYKRLDYQNTHCILVLPQKDFAPVLLMSHMDVVDACDELFVPLEKDQRLYGRGSLDDKYAVALSLVLLKNYLQRLGKQGRGQHDLPFGVLVTADEEIGGFNGANKALREIRTDFCIVLDGGSIEKVVVKSKGVARVKLLSRAKAALGDRPWLGENALERLIDDFIRLRTYFVKSAPEHRDRAVVINAIQAETSYHRVPEFAEAFLQIRYTESDDMERLFDHMQKELHSEIVVESVEPLFPGGESLHLKRLLDIAQKTKVGFEDGANDARYLAQFGIKGIVWGANGGRSRHTPNEHVDIESVYELYRLLDEFMQQSAELKPVE